One window from the genome of Acinetobacter sp. ANC 7912 encodes:
- a CDS encoding LysR family transcriptional regulator: MNLERVDLNLLIYLDVLLREKNVTRAAEQLGVTQPAMSNILRRLRNLFNDPLLIRSSEGMTPTERALELQPRIRDALSDLSMILEPRTEFRPYTSNRVFRIMTSDYAEATLVPRLVKALRSEAPNVVLDFLTPSDVSYRDMEQGKVDLAINRFNEIPQSFHQVLVWRDSFSCLLNSKHPASSNLNLKSYLDAQHIWVSKTGMGVGFGVNPEKQAGLGWIDQALERIGQKRKISVFTRHYQMPGLLASNVDLIATLPTRIARLQAKNQNLLIKDPPFYIPEFELKMAWCPLLHHHPAHRWLRQLILYVARQMIDEENREFLANNSQFSHY; encoded by the coding sequence ATGAATCTGGAGCGGGTCGACCTCAATCTATTAATTTATCTTGATGTACTTCTTCGCGAAAAAAATGTTACGCGTGCAGCTGAGCAATTGGGTGTCACCCAGCCAGCCATGAGTAACATCTTGCGTCGTTTACGCAACTTATTTAATGATCCGCTCCTGATCCGTTCTTCTGAAGGCATGACCCCGACAGAACGTGCATTGGAACTGCAACCGCGTATCCGTGATGCCCTGTCTGACCTCTCGATGATTCTGGAACCGCGTACCGAGTTCCGCCCTTATACCTCTAACCGCGTATTCCGGATCATGACCTCAGATTATGCCGAAGCCACTTTGGTGCCGCGTCTGGTCAAAGCGCTGCGTTCTGAAGCGCCGAATGTGGTGCTCGACTTTCTTACGCCAAGTGACGTGTCCTACCGTGATATGGAACAAGGTAAGGTTGATCTAGCCATTAACCGATTCAATGAAATTCCACAAAGTTTCCACCAGGTCTTGGTCTGGCGTGACAGTTTCTCTTGCTTGCTGAATAGCAAACACCCTGCTTCAAGCAACTTAAACCTGAAAAGTTATCTAGATGCACAGCATATCTGGGTATCAAAAACCGGTATGGGGGTTGGCTTCGGCGTGAATCCTGAAAAACAGGCAGGACTCGGCTGGATTGATCAGGCTTTAGAGCGTATTGGCCAAAAACGTAAAATCTCGGTATTTACTCGTCATTATCAAATGCCAGGGCTTTTAGCATCGAATGTAGATCTGATCGCGACCCTGCCAACACGAATTGCACGTCTGCAAGCCAAAAATCAAAACTTACTTATTAAAGATCCTCCGTTCTATATTCCAGAGTTCGAACTGAAGATGGCATGGTGTCCGTTATTGCACCATCATCCAGCCCATCGCTGGTTACGTCAGTTGATTCTCTATGTAGCGCGTCAGATGATTGATGAGGAAAACCGCGAATTTTTGGCGAATAATTCCCAATTTTCGCA